The Lepidochelys kempii isolate rLepKem1 chromosome 11, rLepKem1.hap2, whole genome shotgun sequence DNA segment GTGGCAATGTTGATATgagaaaataatacattttaagctCAGTGCTGACCTACAAGAACCACCACCAGTACCACTCCCTTTCTATATCAGGCAGGTTTTATATTATTAAAGTTTCACTGTCTCATAGAAGTTAAAGTGTTTAATTACTGCAAAGTGTACACAGAAATACTTCAGGGCTTGAAATAACCAATTCCTCACAACACCGGCTCCAGTGAATCTATTTATTAAACAGGGCTAGACACATGAAGAAAATGCACTCTTTTACACTACGTGGGCCCATTACCTGCAAAGCATTTGCTGAAGGTTACCAAATCCATCAGATCCCATTTAGAGCACCTAAAAATTGTATATGTAATACAAAACaatgtgggtgagggaatatattTTACTGAACCAATTTCTGcaggtgagagacaagctttccagcttacacagagcttttcttcaggtctgggaaattttCTCCGagcgtcacagctaaacacaaggtggaatAGATAGTTTAGCATAGGTAGTTACATATTTCacggtgaagtggcccattaacatccctccagtcatagggagaaAGGGAAGGCGGGTGGAAGGAAGTGGGGGCAGTGGGTGTTAGTAAggtatagattgttgtaataagccacagATCCTCTTCTGgcctcccacccagcccctccaaactcatcagaagcaagctccacacAGACCAGAACCCACCAATTCTAAGTGGCAACAGACCCTGTCAGAacaacatcatcatcattattattatgcttaacaatctgttccaccttgcgtTTAGCTGGGATACTAAGGCTACGGCTACACTTGCAGTCTCAGATGTAGAGCACTGAGAGTTAAACCAGCCCccggagacagcagcagggaaagcgctgccatGTGTTCACCCTGTTAGCTGCAAGCGCTCACCCtgttagcagctcttgcaacaccaCAGAGAGCAGCGCATTGTGATAGCTATCCCAgtatgcaagtggctgcagcatgcttttcaaatgggggtgtgtgtggagcgtgactgtgttgtgtgtttgtggggggagagactgtTTTGGGGGCAGAGTGTCAGCATACTGTCTTACAagttcagacagtggcagggggaagggagaaaccctgacatcagcccccacctctctctctcacacacacacccccacaccgacccctctgcagcaggagcattccacagtaatggtttgctttgtgtctcGGAGGAGATAAGCATGCTGGCTGTCaaaaacggagctttgaaaggggatatccgcatgcctgccgccgagttcaaaacaatgacaagagtggccacttggcttcaagggattatgggacttttccggaggccaatcacagcgcagtaatgcaacacgttgtccacactgacaccccAGCGTCTCAGCCAGGGCGcagcaagctctatgcttctcgtagaggtggattaccaggggcACCCCAGCCGCAGAGTCCAGGCACCCCAAGTgctttgccagtgtggacacccccGGAGTTAGGGCACCCAGGGCTAATTTAACACGCTCTAACttacaagtgtagccaaggcctaagtAAGTTTCCCAAATCTAAAAAAGAGCTCTgagtaagcttgaaagcttctctctcaccaagggcatggctacgcttgcagatgtagagcgctccgagttaaacccgccttcagagagcacagtagggaaagcgctgctgtcTGTCCACACTGACGGGAACAAgcacactggtgtggccacatttgcagcggcattcggagcggtgcattatggacAGCTATcgcacagagcatctcttcccattctggcgctgtggcttgtgggaagggggtgggggggtgcagggcattctgggtcctgtcccaatgccccatgatgcatcggttcgcatcccagcgatccctgtgcttccgtccacattcggcgccatctttcaacattttttgtactgtgcactgtcttccctttcggtctgcgggaatggagcctgaactgctgaggagtctgctgacgagtctcaccagcacgacatgtttggcagtcgagttattcctaatgatccaaagtgacagtgagggctccgacgacGACATCAACTCGAGTAACACaaatgacacgagtttgcttgtggcattcacggacatgctcaccaccatggaacacAGCTTTTGGGCTcggaaaacaagcactgagtggtgggatatcatcatgcaagtctgggatgactagcagtggctgcagaactttcggatgagaaaagccactttcatgggactgtgtgaggagctcgcccccaccctgcggcgcaaggacacgagattgagagctgccctgacagtggagaagcgggtgctattgcaatctggaagctggcaactccagacagctactgatcggtcgctaaccagtttggagtggggaagtcgccCGTTGGAATTGTATtaatgcaagtttgcagggccattaatcgcatcctgctcagaagaaccgtgactctgggtaacgtgcatgacactGTGGATGGTgtcacaaatgggtttccctaactgtagaggggcgatagatggcacacatagtccaattctggcaccagcccacctagcctccaagtacgttaatcggaaggggtatttctctatggttctccaggcgcttgtggaacACTGTggacatttcattgacattaaacatgacgcacgcatctttcggaacactggcctgttcaggatgctgcaagccaggacttttttcccagaccagaagatcacagtagggtttcatgagccacggcattaaaagGTAAGCaaggtctccaaggatcacaatgggcatttcgacttcccctgaggttatatccgcgtgctgtaccctccataacatttgtgaagcgaAGGGTCAACAATTCACTCGGGCATGGAACTCCAAGGTTCAACACcaggaggctgaatttgaacagagagagagcagggctattagaggggcccagcgcgggcttgcaaggattagggatgccttgagggagatGAAGCCACCAGCAATATCCGttgccctgcacaggagtgaagcaCAGTGGTTCCAATgctagtaggaatctgtgtttgctacgctgacttgcagtgcctgtttcctgggctaaggtatctttcactttatgcaataataaagaatgttctcaaagccaaaaaatccatttcttgaaaagaaacagaactgcTTGGGAATCACAAAGGGCAAGGGGGTAtagtggggtggggaacggtacaattgCAGATTTGTGTTTGTCCTGTTATCATTCTcggccttcctgtctggagtgctgtgcaatgagtgctgcacttcaggatggctatactgcatggtgatgcaGGTTGAGCGCAAgagggtaagggtcgtagttttcagggctgggtggtgaagctacaggtgttggaggcagctggtggtggtaagaacccggatgtagGGGAAAGTGGATTGGAGGTGacagggaaagagttttgggacaagggctgcagggggggtcGGGCACAGTAGCGTTCCGCCTGCATGGCTCCGAGtgcctggatcgagtccgcttggcgctccattatgcttatcagccaatCAGTGCTGCTGGAGCACCGTGCTTTTGTGccggcgctcctcattctgctgccGGATCCTCCTTTccctgtcccgccactcctgcacttttccattttcattacttgaatgctgcattactttatgcaacatgtcttccttgcttctacatggcctctttctgattctttggagtctttcggacggtgataacatggacagctgagatctcaaggttgcatctgtaaagacaaaatgcaacacttaatggaggcagcattgttcacaccagacagagcagtgattcccccgtacttaagggcaagcaccgTCTatacaatagcataatttgcccgtcccaaagcgagcgcacataatcCACAGAAGCCCCAAAATGGTgggtaagcacagggtcaagcgtgactgattgtttcatggctgtactgtcctttgggtttctgtgccttggggagagccaagaGTGGCAGgaggcccctatactgaacactgtccccacattttccacaggagttcatcctggaagatatctcgctgctgagggtgacctgggaagcaagggagggtcttttactgcaatgcggcttcttCCCTGGcgcatatgcagcttgcctgtgggCAGCAATGGTTCCCCGCCCCTCACGGTACAGTGGtgtggacaagttagccttactgggacaaggaacacagtggctctcccgagaaatCTGCACAAGTGccttgcccaagttctggatgagacctctgaagagatcactgaggccgattaccacaATGTGAGAGAACACATCAAAGCCCTATTCCGCATCCAGACATGCATgtagccctaaccctcctcaccccaagagcccacactgaataacttccttcccaaaataaaagctgcttaccgggaacctcctctggtgtttgtccttccccaagcaccggctgccgtgactggctaccttcctcctggcttaaGAACAGCTCCTGAccgcatgcatctagggattccggagtgtcttcctccgcctcagcacccttgctcccgctttgctcctcctccttctcttcccccggccttgttgaactgggctctgaagtgtccatgatGGTattcggagtggaggtggggtcggccCCAAGTagcatgtccagctctttgtagaaacggcaggtcacgggggcagcaccagagtggcTGTTTGTCTCAcgggctttgcagtaggcattccgcagctccttcactttaatcctgcactgcagtgcatcctggtcatggcccctttcccttgatatctgcccaaaggtactgtaattcctatggctggagcgcagctgagacttggtgggataactcatatgactggagtactgtcatggatggatataaactgttcaggaaggacaggcagggcagaaaaggtaggggagttgcactgtagttaggggagcagtatgactgctcagagctcaagtatgaaactgcagaaaaacctgagtgtctctggattaagtttagaagtgtaagcaacaagggtgatgttgtggtgggagtctgctatagaccaccggaccagggggatgaggtagacgaggctttcttccagcaactcatggaagttactagagcGCAAGCCTTGGTTCTCATGgaagacttcagtcaccctgatatctgctgggagagcaatacagccgtgcacagacaatccaggaagtttttggaaaatgtaggggacaatttcctggtgcaagtgctggaagaaccaactaggggcagagctcttcttgacctgctgctcacaaaccgggaagaattagtaggggaagctaaagtggatgggaacctgggaggcagtgaccatgagatggtagagttccggatcctgacacagggaagaaaggagagcagcagaatacggaccctggacttcagaaaagcagactgactccctcaggaaactgattggcagaatcccctgggagaataacatgaggaggaaagtagtccaggagagctggctgtattttaaagaatccttattgaggttacagggacaaaccatcccgaggtgtagaaagaatagtaaatatggcaggcaaccagcttggcttaacagtgaaatccttgctgatctcaaatacaaaaaagaagcttacaagaagtggactggacaaatgaccatggaagagtttaaaaatattgctcggggatgcaggagtgaaatcaggaaggccaaatcacacctggagttgcagctagcaagagatgttactcttaacaggaagggtttcttcaggtatgcaacaagaagaaagccaaggaaagtgtgggccccttactgaatgagggagtgacagaggatgtggaaaaagctaatgtactcaatgctttctttgcctctgtcttcacgaacaaggtcagctcccagactgctgcactgggcagcacagcatggggacgaggtgaccagccctctgtggagaaagaagtggttcgggactatttacaAAAGTTggaagagcacaagtccatggggccagatgtgctgcatccgagagtgctaaaggagttggcggatgtgattgaagagccattggccattatctttgaaaactcctggcgatcaggggaagtcccggacaactggaaaaaggctaatgtagtgcccat contains these protein-coding regions:
- the LOC140895888 gene encoding uncharacterized protein; protein product: MSYPTKSQLRSSHRNYSTFGQISRERGHDQDALQCRIKVKELRNAYCKARETNSHSGAAPVTCRFYKELDMLLGADPTSTPNTIMDTSEPSSTRPGEEKEEEQSGSKGAEAEEDTPESLDACGQELFLSQEEGSQSRQPVLGEGQTPEEVPDATLRSQLSMLSPSERLQRIRKRPCRSKEDMLHKVMQHSSNENGKVQEWRDRERRIRQQNEERRHKSTVLQQH